One window of the Candidatus Binataceae bacterium genome contains the following:
- a CDS encoding carbon-nitrogen hydrolase family protein, which translates to MTHLAAAIQMTTSSDKAANLAKADHLIRLAAARGARLVALPEVFNWRGKRSDEPAAAEPLEGPTLTLMAGLARELEIHLLAGSITEHAPGESRRYNTSALFGPDGARLAAYRKIHLFDVDLPGRVTIKESDAKIPGTEVVTAATALGTVGLSICYDLRFPELYRRLAFAGARFLMIPSAFTFPTGEAHWDTLIRARAIENQCFVIAPAQFGANVHGFSDYGNSMIVDPWGRVLARAGDQEGVVVAPLDLDYLERVRRELPSLAHARLK; encoded by the coding sequence CCCATCTTGCGGCCGCGATCCAGATGACGACCTCGAGCGACAAGGCGGCGAATCTCGCCAAGGCCGATCATTTGATTCGGCTCGCCGCCGCGCGCGGCGCGCGACTGGTCGCCCTGCCCGAAGTCTTCAACTGGCGCGGCAAGCGCAGCGACGAACCTGCGGCCGCCGAGCCCCTCGAAGGACCGACCCTCACGCTAATGGCGGGACTCGCTCGCGAGCTCGAAATCCATCTGCTGGCCGGCTCGATCACCGAGCACGCACCGGGCGAGAGCCGGCGCTACAATACCTCGGCGCTGTTCGGCCCGGACGGCGCGCGTCTGGCCGCGTATCGCAAGATTCATCTCTTTGACGTCGATCTGCCGGGCCGCGTGACAATCAAGGAATCCGACGCAAAAATTCCCGGCACGGAAGTGGTTACCGCCGCGACCGCACTCGGCACAGTCGGCTTGAGCATCTGCTATGACTTGCGCTTCCCCGAGCTTTACCGGCGCCTGGCGTTTGCCGGCGCCCGCTTTCTGATGATTCCCAGCGCCTTCACATTCCCGACTGGCGAGGCTCACTGGGATACGTTGATTCGCGCGCGGGCGATCGAGAACCAGTGCTTCGTGATTGCGCCGGCGCAGTTTGGCGCCAACGTCCACGGCTTCAGTGATTACGGCAATTCGATGATCGTCGATCCGTGGGGCCGCGTGCTCGCCCGCGCAGGCGATCAGGAGGGCGTGGTCGTGGCGCCGCTCGATCTTGATTATCTCGAGCGCGTCCGCCGCGAGTTGCCCTCGCTCGCCCACGCCCGCCTCAAGTGA
- a CDS encoding CoA transferase — translation MAEGPLAGFRILDLTQVVSGPFATQTLGDLGADIIKVEPPAGDLTRSVGVPRKKGVAAGFLVFNRNKRSIVIDLKQSRGVDLVKMLAARCDAIIENNRPGVADRLGIGYADIRKVNPKIVYCAIHGFGAKGPRADAPAFDPVIQGHSGMAALQGSGGKPVAVRMALADKISGMTAALSIVAALHAARNRGVGQYVRVPMLDAMMAFAANDTMIGYAFVPEDEFKNQVPNSLSIEPFRTKDGYVAISPFTDAQWQRLTAGVGHPEWWQIPGRRERIRTCLKGFAELFPQQETAHWLKILKESDCPGGPVHSYETLFSDPEVVANESFTTYEHPEAGPVRTPRPGWRFSETPARISRRPPLLGEHTEEILREANIARETIEELRADKVII, via the coding sequence ATGGCTGAAGGACCGCTGGCAGGGTTTCGGATTCTTGACCTGACGCAGGTGGTCTCCGGCCCCTTCGCCACGCAAACGCTTGGCGATCTCGGCGCCGACATCATCAAGGTCGAGCCGCCCGCCGGCGATTTGACACGGAGCGTTGGCGTGCCGCGCAAAAAAGGCGTCGCCGCAGGCTTTCTGGTCTTCAACCGCAACAAACGCAGCATCGTCATCGATCTCAAGCAGAGCCGCGGCGTGGACCTGGTGAAGATGCTTGCAGCGCGCTGCGACGCGATCATCGAGAACAACCGGCCGGGGGTCGCCGATCGTCTGGGCATCGGCTATGCCGACATCCGCAAGGTCAACCCGAAGATCGTCTACTGCGCGATTCACGGCTTTGGCGCCAAGGGTCCGCGCGCCGACGCGCCCGCCTTCGACCCGGTGATTCAGGGCCACAGCGGGATGGCTGCGCTGCAGGGCAGCGGCGGGAAGCCGGTCGCGGTGCGGATGGCGCTCGCGGATAAAATCAGCGGGATGACCGCGGCGCTGAGTATCGTGGCGGCGCTACATGCCGCGCGCAACCGCGGCGTTGGGCAGTACGTCCGCGTCCCGATGCTCGACGCGATGATGGCCTTTGCCGCCAACGATACGATGATCGGTTATGCGTTTGTTCCCGAGGACGAATTCAAGAATCAGGTCCCCAACAGCCTGAGCATCGAGCCGTTCCGCACCAAAGACGGCTATGTCGCCATATCGCCCTTCACCGACGCGCAATGGCAGCGCCTGACGGCTGGCGTCGGCCATCCCGAGTGGTGGCAGATTCCGGGTCGCCGCGAGCGGATCCGCACATGCCTGAAAGGCTTCGCGGAACTATTTCCGCAGCAGGAGACCGCGCATTGGCTCAAGATCCTCAAGGAATCGGATTGCCCTGGCGGCCCGGTCCATTCCTACGAGACGTTGTTCAGCGATCCCGAGGTCGTAGCCAACGAAAGCTTTACGACCTATGAGCATCCTGAGGCCGGTCCGGTGCGGACCCCACGCCCCGGATGGCGTTTCAGCGAAACGCCGGCGCGCATCTCGCGGCGCCCGCCGTTGCTCGGTGAA